A window from Leptospira wolffii serovar Khorat str. Khorat-H2 encodes these proteins:
- the pbpC gene encoding penicillin-binding protein 1C, with product MSKLRFLILLVGLIPWASDFAVPVPDEIRETVDSGSVPNFYELRRMYRPSEGILLDRNGQTLQVLRLDKTYRRLEWTTSSDVPEIFILALLAQEDRRFPFHNGVDYKALLGSLKDRILGNSKRGASTISMQLAGFLLETKPGGRSFSDKIRQMRTAWILEEKWSKAQIAEAYWNFVPFKGEWVGLRAASRGIFGVDPSSLAPEQSVLLVSLLPNPNLSFSKWGTKACSLASKVGRKDLCESILSTVSSYNRPVSVWNTEKYEAYHAAHRIFRKAELSLESQTSGKIRSTIDSLLQRKAEIAMDRILLSIREKNVREAGILALDNRSGAVLVYLGNSKLSPENYFVDSVQARRQAGSTLKPFLYALAFETGILEPDSILYDRPREWELLGGSYKPTNYEEKYWGAVPAKTALASSLNIPAVQVLDWVGVPRFVSELKELGFQRLEGPDHYGLSLALGTADINLWELTNAYRTLANDGYRSDPTFFPEEALQNSLHWESSKESSFLSVFDPKAVEKVKGILSSRDDRAPGFGWESNLATRFYSFAKTGTSQDMRDNWCVGSTANYTVGVWVGNMSGEPMHDVSGITGAAPLWKEIVEILEDHKPSEKVFAKEDSDIKSTLKIGNFPFSESRILYPETGNLFALDPEIPSENERIRFRARSSSKKLEWILNGKLLAKTKNSYLDWKPKRGNYLLSVRDESGRLSETVAFQVR from the coding sequence ATGAGTAAGTTGCGTTTTTTAATCCTTTTAGTCGGTTTGATCCCATGGGCTTCCGACTTTGCGGTTCCTGTTCCCGATGAGATTCGTGAAACGGTAGATTCCGGCTCGGTTCCTAACTTTTACGAGTTGAGAAGAATGTACCGTCCCTCCGAAGGAATTCTACTGGATCGGAACGGACAGACATTGCAAGTATTACGTTTAGATAAAACGTATAGAAGATTGGAATGGACTACGAGTTCGGATGTGCCGGAGATATTTATTCTTGCCCTATTGGCTCAGGAGGATAGGCGCTTTCCCTTTCATAACGGAGTGGATTATAAAGCGTTACTAGGGTCTCTCAAGGATAGAATCCTCGGAAATTCCAAGAGAGGTGCAAGCACGATCAGTATGCAGCTTGCCGGATTTCTTTTGGAGACGAAACCGGGCGGCCGTTCTTTCTCGGATAAGATCCGCCAGATGAGAACCGCCTGGATCCTGGAAGAAAAATGGAGTAAGGCGCAAATCGCGGAGGCCTACTGGAATTTTGTTCCTTTCAAAGGAGAATGGGTCGGACTCAGAGCCGCATCCCGCGGAATCTTCGGAGTGGATCCTTCTTCTCTTGCCCCTGAACAATCCGTTTTATTGGTAAGTCTATTGCCGAATCCGAATCTCTCTTTTTCGAAATGGGGTACGAAGGCTTGTTCGCTTGCTTCGAAGGTGGGAAGAAAAGATCTTTGCGAGTCGATTCTTAGTACCGTCTCCTCATACAATAGACCGGTGTCCGTTTGGAATACGGAAAAATACGAAGCCTATCACGCTGCTCATAGGATTTTTCGAAAAGCAGAGTTGAGCCTGGAGAGCCAGACCAGCGGAAAAATACGAAGTACAATCGATTCGCTACTGCAAAGAAAAGCGGAGATCGCAATGGATCGTATCCTTCTCTCTATCCGTGAAAAGAATGTAAGAGAAGCCGGGATCTTAGCCTTGGACAATCGAAGCGGAGCCGTTCTGGTTTATTTAGGAAATTCTAAACTATCTCCGGAGAATTATTTCGTGGATTCGGTCCAGGCGCGTAGACAAGCGGGTTCGACATTAAAACCGTTTCTGTATGCTCTAGCATTCGAGACCGGAATACTGGAGCCTGATTCCATTCTTTACGATCGACCTAGAGAATGGGAACTATTGGGAGGTTCGTATAAACCGACCAATTACGAGGAGAAATATTGGGGAGCCGTTCCGGCGAAAACGGCTCTCGCTTCCTCTTTGAATATACCGGCAGTGCAAGTATTGGATTGGGTGGGGGTTCCCAGATTCGTATCCGAATTGAAGGAGTTAGGCTTCCAAAGGTTGGAAGGTCCGGATCATTACGGGCTGTCTTTAGCATTGGGAACAGCAGACATCAATCTCTGGGAATTGACGAACGCATATAGAACTCTTGCGAACGACGGATATCGTAGCGATCCTACATTCTTTCCCGAGGAGGCCTTGCAAAATTCTCTGCATTGGGAATCCTCGAAAGAGTCGAGTTTTCTATCCGTTTTTGATCCGAAAGCTGTGGAGAAAGTGAAAGGAATTTTATCTTCCAGGGACGATCGAGCTCCCGGTTTCGGTTGGGAATCGAACCTTGCCACTCGTTTTTATTCCTTTGCTAAGACCGGAACATCCCAGGATATGAGGGACAATTGGTGCGTGGGTTCCACCGCTAATTATACTGTCGGAGTATGGGTAGGAAATATGAGCGGGGAGCCCATGCACGACGTTTCCGGAATCACCGGTGCGGCTCCGCTCTGGAAGGAAATCGTGGAAATACTAGAGGATCATAAACCTTCCGAAAAGGTATTCGCGAAGGAAGATTCAGACATTAAGTCGACTCTTAAAATAGGAAATTTTCCATTCTCTGAATCAAGGATACTCTATCCGGAAACGGGAAACTTATTCGCATTGGATCCAGAGATTCCTTCCGAGAACGAAAGAATACGGTTTCGAGCGAGGAGCTCATCCAAAAAATTGGAATGGATCCTGAACGGGAAGCTTCTTGCAAAAACCAAGAATTCCTACTTGGACTGGAAGCCGAAGCGAGGAAATTATCTTCTTTCCGTAAGGGACGAATCGGGAAGGCTTTCTGAGACAGTCGCATTTCAGGTGCGCTAG
- a CDS encoding AAA family ATPase, which yields MSDARNKAETYLLSKELQEAVHVAEITARPLLLKGEPGTGKSLLAEYLASTYKQKLFTWHVKSTSLAKEGLYFYDAVSRLNDSRFSEDKDKVRNIENYIRLGALGQAFSQNGPCVVLIDEIDKADIEFPNDLLLELDRMEFVIQETGRAVKAQIRPLTLITSNNEKELPAAFLRRCIFHYIDFPDPSFMGEIVSSHFPDIESSLLKRALETFYVIRGMDDMKKKPGTSELLDWIQILIHMGAKLSEDGRIPYIGALVKNEEDLRMFR from the coding sequence ATGTCCGACGCAAGAAACAAAGCCGAAACCTATCTACTTTCCAAGGAATTACAGGAAGCGGTTCACGTGGCTGAGATCACGGCCCGTCCTTTGCTATTGAAAGGGGAACCCGGAACGGGAAAATCGCTATTAGCGGAATATTTAGCGTCCACTTATAAGCAAAAACTGTTCACTTGGCATGTGAAATCCACTTCTCTCGCCAAGGAAGGATTGTATTTCTACGACGCGGTCTCCCGCTTGAACGATTCCCGTTTCTCCGAGGACAAGGATAAGGTTCGGAACATAGAGAATTATATTCGTCTAGGGGCCTTGGGCCAGGCATTCTCCCAGAACGGACCTTGCGTCGTTCTGATCGACGAAATAGATAAGGCAGATATAGAATTTCCGAACGACCTACTCTTGGAATTGGATAGAATGGAGTTTGTCATCCAGGAAACGGGACGAGCCGTTAAGGCTCAGATTCGCCCTTTGACTCTTATCACATCCAATAACGAAAAGGAATTGCCCGCGGCATTCCTACGTAGATGCATTTTTCATTATATAGATTTTCCGGATCCTTCCTTTATGGGAGAAATAGTATCCTCCCATTTTCCTGACATAGAATCCTCTCTTTTAAAAAGAGCCTTGGAGACTTTTTACGTAATCCGAGGAATGGACGATATGAAGAAAAAGCCGGGAACGAGCGAACTGTTGGACTGGATCCAAATTCTAATCCATATGGGAGCGAAATTATCGGAAGACGGTCGGATTCCTTATATAGGGGCACTCGTAAAGAACGAGGAAGACCTGAGGATGTTTCGTTAG